A part of Rhinoderma darwinii isolate aRhiDar2 chromosome 1, aRhiDar2.hap1, whole genome shotgun sequence genomic DNA contains:
- the LOC142713438 gene encoding vomeronasal type-2 receptor 26-like: MPVSRCNDRCSPGYRKTSYGGYLVCCYNCVPCSEGEVSNITDNEICRRCPSEEWPDEKKVKCIPKTYDFLSYEKDFIAYVFSVLALFCAVITLFILRSFIYYWDTPIVKANNRTVSLILLVSILLSFLCVFFFLGCPVDITCLLRQTTFGIFFSIAVSSLLAKTITVCIAFKATKPGSIWGKWVSLKVSNYVVMVCSSVQVLICVIWLLVSPPYVEFDHQSYPEKIIIQCNEGSDIWFYSMLGYIGFLAAVSFVLAFMVRTLPDSFNEAKYITFSMLVFCSVWIAMIPAYLSTKGKYMVVVEIFAILTSCAGILGCIFFPKLYILLVKPELNSRNTILEKNKM; this comes from the exons ATGCCGGTGTCCCGGTGTAATGACCGATGTTCTCCAGGATACAGGAAAACTTCGTACGGAGGATATCTCGTCTGCTGCTATAACTGTGTCCCATGTTCTGAGGGTGAAGTGTCTAATATAACAG ACAACGAAATATGCCGTAGGTGTCCCTCTGAAGAGTGGCCTGATGAAAAGAAAGTGAAATGTATCCCCAAGACCTATGATTTTCTATCATATGAAAAGGACTTTATAGCCTATGTTTTTTCAGTACTTGCTTTATTTTGTGCAGTTATAACATTGTTCATATTGAGAAGCTTTATTTATTACTGGGATACACCAATTGTTAAAGCCAATAACCGGACTGTTAGTTTAATCCTCCTGGTCTCCATCTTGTTGAGCTTCCTCTGTGTCTTCTTCTTTCTTGGTTGTCCAGTGGACATTACCTGCTTACTAAGACAAACAACATTTGGGATTTTCTTCTCCATTGCTGTCTCTTCTCTTCTGGCCAAAACTATCACAGTCTGCATTGCCTTCAAAGCAACCAAACCCGGAAGTATCTGGGGGAAGTGGGTATCACTCAAGGTCTCTaattatgtggtcatggtgtgttcTTCTGTACAAGTTCTTATTTGTGTTATTTGGTTGTTGGTGTCACCTCCTTATGTAGAATTTGACCATCAGTCCTATCCTGAGAAGATCATCATTCAGTGTAATGAAGGCTCAGATATCTGGTTCTACTCTATGTTGGGTTATATCGGGTTCCTGGCAgctgtgagctttgttctggctttCATGGTAAGGACATTACCGGACAGTTTTAATGAGGCCAAGTACATCACCTTCAGCATGCTGGTGTTCTGCAGTGTCTGGATCGCCATGATCCCGGCCTACCTCAGCACCAAGGGGAAATACATGGTGGTTGTAGAGATATTCGCCATATTGACCTCATGTGCCGGCATTCTTGGTTGTATATTTTTTCCTAAGCTGTATATTCTCCTCGTGAAACCCGAACTGAACTCAAGAAATACCATTCTGGAGAAGAACAAGATGTGA